The Cohnella abietis genome has a segment encoding these proteins:
- the ruvA gene encoding Holliday junction branch migration protein RuvA, producing the protein MIDYLRGKVAHIESEYVVLDVHDVGYRVFTPNPYGLSRNEDQVQLFIHYHVREDATQLFGFTTRDEQALFRRLLEVSGIGPKVALGVLVGGRPETVVAAIQQENIAFLTKLPGIGRKTAQRMILDLKDKLGTLDSRWAVASMIDLEMPGVASDSSSAWAAAREALTGLGYRDVELDKAWLVLKDKVTGDESPDVLIKKALQQLFQG; encoded by the coding sequence ATGATCGATTATTTACGAGGAAAAGTTGCTCATATAGAAAGCGAATACGTCGTTCTTGATGTTCATGATGTTGGTTATCGTGTATTTACACCTAACCCTTATGGATTGTCTCGGAACGAAGATCAAGTGCAATTATTTATTCATTATCATGTTCGCGAGGATGCTACTCAGTTATTCGGTTTTACGACAAGAGATGAGCAAGCCTTATTCCGTAGATTGCTGGAAGTATCAGGAATTGGCCCTAAGGTTGCGCTTGGAGTGCTTGTTGGAGGCCGACCGGAAACTGTAGTTGCAGCCATTCAGCAAGAAAATATCGCTTTTCTCACGAAGCTTCCTGGGATTGGTAGGAAAACTGCACAACGAATGATTCTTGATTTGAAAGATAAGCTGGGTACTTTAGATAGTCGTTGGGCGGTTGCGTCCATGATAGATCTTGAAATGCCAGGCGTAGCATCCGACAGCAGCTCGGCGTGGGCAGCGGCACGTGAAGCGCTAACTGGTCTTGGCTATCGTGATGTGGAATTAGATAAGGCATGGCTGGTTCTTAAAGACAAGGTAACCGGAGACGAATCCCCGGATGTGCTAATTAAGAAAGCTCTGCAGCAATTGTTTCAAGGATAG
- the tgt gene encoding tRNA guanosine(34) transglycosylase Tgt encodes MAVKYELIKTCAQTGARLGRLHTPHGVIDTPTFMPVGTQASVKGISPEELKAIGAEIILSNTYHLFLRPGHELVKAAGGLHKFMNWDRPILTDSGGFQVFSLSEMRKITEQGVEFRSHINGDKLSLTPESATQVQNALGADIIMAFDECPPYPAEYEYVKQSTERTSRWAERCLKAHGRPSDQALFGIVQGGMHKDLRKQSALDLTSLDFPGYAMGGLSVGEPKPLMYEMLEETIHLLPSNKPRYLMGVGSPDALLDGSIRGVDMFDCVLPTRIARNGTLMTSQGRMVVRNAKYSSDFGPLDPECNCYACQNYSRAYIRHLIKADEMFGLRLTTIHNLHFLVNLMAQVREAIREDRLGTFRDQFFEKYGMANNESGF; translated from the coding sequence ATGGCAGTAAAATACGAATTAATTAAAACCTGTGCCCAGACTGGCGCCAGACTCGGCAGATTGCATACTCCGCACGGTGTTATCGATACTCCAACCTTTATGCCGGTAGGCACGCAGGCTTCCGTCAAGGGCATTAGTCCTGAAGAACTGAAAGCTATTGGGGCAGAGATAATTCTAAGCAACACCTATCACTTATTCCTTCGCCCAGGGCATGAGCTGGTTAAGGCTGCTGGCGGACTGCACAAATTTATGAATTGGGACCGTCCAATCCTTACAGATAGCGGTGGCTTCCAAGTGTTCTCGCTGAGCGAGATGCGCAAGATAACAGAACAGGGCGTTGAATTCCGTTCACATATTAACGGAGACAAGCTTTCTCTGACACCAGAGAGCGCTACACAGGTGCAGAATGCACTTGGCGCCGATATCATCATGGCTTTTGACGAGTGTCCTCCGTATCCGGCTGAATATGAATATGTTAAACAATCAACCGAGAGAACGAGTCGCTGGGCGGAAAGATGCTTGAAGGCGCATGGTCGTCCATCAGATCAAGCTTTGTTCGGTATTGTCCAAGGTGGAATGCACAAGGATTTACGTAAACAGAGCGCTTTGGATTTGACTTCCCTTGATTTTCCGGGGTATGCTATGGGTGGACTAAGCGTGGGGGAACCTAAACCACTGATGTACGAAATGCTGGAAGAGACCATACATTTATTGCCTAGCAATAAGCCCCGTTATCTGATGGGAGTCGGTTCACCCGATGCTCTTCTGGACGGAAGCATTCGTGGTGTGGACATGTTCGATTGTGTTCTACCAACACGGATAGCCCGCAACGGAACGCTGATGACTAGTCAAGGACGAATGGTCGTTCGTAATGCAAAGTACAGCAGTGACTTCGGTCCTCTGGATCCGGAATGTAATTGTTATGCTTGCCAGAACTATTCCCGTGCTTATATTCGACACCTGATCAAAGCGGACGAGATGTTCGGTCTCCGTCTCACGACCATACATAATTTACATTTTCTTGTTAATCTTATGGCTCAGGTTAGAGAAGCAATTCGGGAGGATAGACTGGGAACGTTCCGTGATCAGTTTTTCGAGAAGTACGGAATGGCCAACAACGAAAGCGGTTTTTAA
- a CDS encoding TIGR04086 family membrane protein produces the protein MNTLSRVFGLRNASPVASGLYWSGIWLSIGATVLSIMLMGSSLSESNMLPWVIGVHSCAALAGGFVSAKRSGRRGWYFGMANGLLYTLLLTTISFLATNANWSMIVPILFIITALAGAFGGMLGVNASSGQR, from the coding sequence TTGAACACCCTTTCTCGCGTATTCGGCTTACGCAACGCATCTCCTGTAGCATCTGGTCTATACTGGTCTGGAATATGGCTTTCCATCGGGGCAACTGTATTATCGATTATGTTGATGGGTTCTTCCCTTAGTGAGTCCAATATGCTGCCTTGGGTAATCGGCGTTCATAGCTGCGCAGCGTTGGCCGGGGGGTTTGTATCCGCTAAGAGATCTGGGAGGCGAGGATGGTACTTCGGAATGGCTAATGGCCTGTTGTACACTCTTCTCCTTACTACGATTAGCTTTCTTGCAACTAATGCTAACTGGTCAATGATCGTCCCAATTTTATTTATCATAACTGCACTGGCCGGAGCATTCGGTGGTATGCTTGGAGTTAATGCCAGCTCTGGGCAGAGATGA
- the ruvC gene encoding crossover junction endodeoxyribonuclease RuvC produces the protein MRILGIDPGIAIMGFGFIDKVGHKLTPVQYGCIETAAGTPQELRLKQIYDSACTLLDQYKPDTVAVEKLFFNKNVTNAFSVGQARGVFILAAAQRGLTIGEYTPMQVKQAVVGYGAAEKKQVQEMVKMLLKLSVVPKPDDVADALAVAICHAHSIVLNDRLNGVIR, from the coding sequence ATGAGGATTTTGGGAATCGACCCTGGAATAGCCATCATGGGATTCGGTTTTATTGATAAAGTGGGGCACAAATTAACCCCGGTTCAATATGGGTGTATAGAAACGGCGGCAGGAACACCGCAGGAATTACGCTTAAAGCAAATTTATGATTCGGCTTGTACCTTATTGGACCAATATAAACCGGATACGGTAGCTGTCGAGAAGCTGTTTTTCAACAAGAATGTAACGAATGCATTTAGTGTTGGACAAGCCCGTGGGGTTTTCATACTGGCAGCGGCACAACGAGGTTTAACTATTGGGGAATACACCCCGATGCAGGTGAAACAAGCCGTTGTAGGTTATGGGGCCGCCGAGAAAAAACAAGTTCAGGAAATGGTCAAGATGCTGCTTAAATTATCGGTAGTACCTAAGCCGGACGATGTTGCTGATGCGCTCGCTGTAGCGATCTGCCATGCGCATTCCATCGTCTTAAATGATCGATTGAATGGAGTGATACGCTAA
- the queA gene encoding tRNA preQ1(34) S-adenosylmethionine ribosyltransferase-isomerase QueA — translation MNVSDYDFELPEQLIAQTPLLERTSSRLLVLDSISGHMEHRTFTDLAEYLRPGDTLVLNDTRVLPARLFGVKADTGAKAELLLLKRIEGDRWETLVKPGKRIRAGARLNFGTSSDDAPLLSAIVEEEGDLGARTIRFEYEGIFNELLERLGQMPLPPYIKERLSDRERYQTVYSRNEGSAAAPTAGLHFTESFLNDLQLKGVKLCPITLHVGLGTFRPVSADSIEEHEMHAEWYSVSEESAKLLNDAKASGGRIVAVGTTSSRTLETIGQRFKGAPIQACNGWTDIFIYPGYKFLMVNALLTNFHLPRSTLVMLVSALAGRENVLNAYHEAIKNEYRFFSFGDAMFINA, via the coding sequence ATGAATGTTAGCGATTATGATTTTGAATTACCTGAGCAATTGATTGCTCAGACTCCGCTGCTGGAACGAACTTCATCACGTTTACTTGTACTTGATTCAATAAGCGGACACATGGAACATCGTACCTTCACTGACTTGGCAGAGTACTTAAGGCCTGGGGATACTCTTGTGTTGAACGACACGAGAGTACTCCCTGCACGTTTGTTCGGAGTCAAAGCGGATACGGGTGCTAAAGCTGAGCTATTGCTGCTGAAAAGAATTGAAGGCGACCGATGGGAAACATTGGTGAAGCCAGGTAAGAGAATTCGAGCGGGGGCAAGGCTAAATTTCGGGACATCCTCAGATGATGCCCCTCTTCTCTCTGCGATTGTCGAAGAAGAAGGCGATTTAGGAGCTCGTACAATTCGATTCGAATATGAAGGCATCTTTAACGAATTGCTGGAACGGCTCGGCCAGATGCCACTGCCGCCCTATATTAAAGAACGTTTGTCAGATCGCGAACGATATCAAACCGTTTATTCACGCAACGAGGGATCCGCGGCTGCTCCAACTGCAGGGCTGCATTTCACTGAGTCATTCTTGAATGATTTGCAATTAAAGGGCGTTAAGCTTTGTCCTATCACATTGCATGTAGGTTTAGGTACATTCCGGCCAGTCTCCGCAGATTCTATTGAGGAGCATGAGATGCATGCGGAATGGTATTCAGTGAGTGAAGAGAGCGCAAAGCTATTAAACGATGCTAAAGCCAGTGGAGGTCGAATTGTTGCAGTGGGAACGACGTCCTCTCGTACACTTGAGACAATCGGTCAACGGTTTAAGGGTGCTCCAATTCAAGCTTGTAATGGATGGACGGACATATTCATCTATCCAGGCTACAAATTTCTTATGGTGAACGCACTTTTGACTAACTTTCATCTTCCCCGCTCTACTCTTGTCATGCTGGTCAGTGCACTTGCAGGACGGGAAAATGTGTTAAACGCCTATCATGAAGCAATTAAAAACGAATATCGCTTTTTCAGCTTCGGAGATGCGATGTTTATTAACGCATAA
- the ruvB gene encoding Holliday junction branch migration DNA helicase RuvB encodes MEEDRIITAHLMMEDQAVEYSLRPRYLAEYIGQAQVKDNLKIYIEAAKMRKEPLDHVLLYGPPGLGKTTLSNIIANELGVNIRTTSGPAIERPGDLAAILTNLQENDVLFIDEIHRLHRTVEEVLYPAMEDFALDFIIGKGPSARSVRLDLPKFTLIGATTRAGLLSAPLRDRFGVVSRLEFYTEDELSYIVTRTAEIFGVGMVGEASREIARRARGTPRIANRLLKRVRDHAQVRGDGIITDAVAGDALERIQVDPMGLDSIDHKMLRSMIQNYGGRPVGLDTIAASIGEESQTIEDVYEPYLMQIGFLQRTPRGRIVTAAAYRHLGLPVPELNG; translated from the coding sequence ATGGAGGAAGACCGAATCATTACCGCGCATTTAATGATGGAGGATCAAGCGGTTGAATATAGCCTGCGCCCTCGTTACTTGGCAGAATATATTGGCCAGGCGCAAGTAAAGGACAACTTAAAGATATACATAGAAGCTGCTAAAATGCGGAAAGAGCCGCTCGATCACGTTCTGCTGTATGGTCCACCAGGCTTGGGGAAAACAACGCTTTCCAATATTATCGCGAATGAGCTTGGCGTTAACATCCGTACAACAAGTGGTCCTGCTATTGAACGTCCTGGTGATCTTGCTGCGATCCTGACTAATCTTCAAGAAAACGATGTTCTATTCATTGATGAAATTCATCGGCTGCATCGAACGGTTGAGGAAGTGCTTTATCCTGCGATGGAGGATTTCGCGCTTGATTTTATAATAGGTAAAGGGCCAAGCGCACGTTCGGTACGCCTTGATTTGCCTAAATTTACTTTAATCGGGGCAACAACAAGAGCGGGCTTGCTCTCGGCACCTTTACGTGATCGCTTCGGGGTTGTAAGCCGGTTGGAATTTTACACAGAAGATGAGCTATCATACATCGTTACGAGAACAGCAGAAATATTCGGAGTAGGTATGGTTGGAGAAGCATCGAGAGAGATAGCAAGGAGAGCACGAGGAACGCCAAGGATCGCTAACCGACTGCTGAAGCGAGTACGTGATCATGCTCAGGTTAGAGGGGATGGAATCATTACGGATGCCGTGGCGGGTGATGCGTTGGAAAGAATCCAAGTCGATCCCATGGGTCTTGATAGTATCGATCACAAGATGCTTCGTTCCATGATTCAGAACTATGGTGGCAGGCCAGTTGGTTTAGATACGATAGCGGCTTCCATCGGTGAAGAGAGCCAAACGATCGAGGATGTCTACGAGCCATATCTCATGCAGATTGGATTTCTGCAACGTACGCCGCGTGGTAGAATCGTTACGGCAGCAGCCTACCGACACTTGGGCCTGCCTGTTCCGGAGCTTAATGGATGA
- the yajC gene encoding preprotein translocase subunit YajC: MWLAESGGGSNLLITVAPFILMFAIFYFLLIRPQQKKQRQRGSMLNALQKGDKVVTVGGLHGTIAEISDDTVVIKVNDVTKLTFDRSSVNNVSARSDAKSEGNA, encoded by the coding sequence ATGTGGTTAGCGGAATCTGGCGGCGGTAGTAATCTACTTATTACTGTAGCACCCTTTATACTGATGTTTGCCATTTTTTATTTCCTGCTAATTCGTCCTCAGCAGAAGAAGCAACGGCAACGTGGCTCCATGCTGAACGCTCTTCAAAAGGGCGATAAAGTAGTGACGGTTGGCGGCTTACACGGAACAATTGCAGAGATTTCTGATGACACTGTAGTTATTAAAGTCAACGATGTAACGAAGTTAACGTTTGATCGTTCTTCCGTAAATAACGTGTCAGCACGATCTGATGCTAAGAGCGAAGGAAATGCTTAG
- a CDS encoding DUF421 domain-containing protein, with the protein MELTSILLRTLVMYFFVFLVMRFMGKREIGKLSVFDVVISIMIAEIAVIAIESTDKSILLSITPILLLVIIQIGMSFLSLKNRKLRILFDGKPSVLISNGHLNREEMKKQKYNLDDLMLQLRENQVTAIGDVELAVLESTGKLSVIVKDNSTSSDQTTAQTTSNSSSENNYSKTDSLPNIRYELLPIALILDGQVQDDNLEKLGKTRFWLKSELQNHNVDNFKTVFFCSIDHKGKLYIDKK; encoded by the coding sequence GTGGAGCTAACATCAATTTTGCTTAGAACATTAGTCATGTACTTTTTTGTATTTCTGGTCATGCGATTTATGGGCAAGCGAGAGATAGGCAAGCTTTCAGTCTTTGACGTGGTCATTTCAATAATGATTGCGGAAATAGCCGTTATTGCAATCGAATCCACAGATAAGTCAATACTTCTTTCCATTACCCCTATATTGCTCCTTGTCATTATCCAAATTGGCATGTCGTTCCTTTCACTCAAAAATAGGAAGCTGCGCATTTTGTTTGATGGCAAACCAAGCGTGCTAATAAGCAATGGTCACTTGAACCGTGAGGAAATGAAAAAGCAGAAGTATAATCTAGACGATTTAATGCTCCAGCTTCGAGAAAATCAGGTAACAGCTATTGGGGACGTGGAGCTAGCTGTATTAGAATCAACAGGCAAACTGTCTGTAATCGTAAAAGACAACAGCACCAGTAGCGACCAGACAACGGCCCAAACTACGAGCAATAGCTCTAGTGAGAACAATTATTCTAAAACAGACAGTCTTCCCAATATTCGCTACGAGTTACTCCCAATAGCCCTCATATTGGATGGACAGGTCCAAGATGACAACTTGGAGAAGCTAGGAAAAACACGATTTTGGTTGAAAAGTGAATTACAAAACCATAATGTAGACAATTTCAAAACTGTATTCTTTTGCAGTATTGACCACAAGGGAAAGCTTTACATTGATAAAAAATAA
- a CDS encoding phosphatase PAP2 family protein, giving the protein MILFQSMSTVAVCSVIAVGGLISFGTGKQPFVAAWSLLKSIVVSRKYLFFFVAVLAIMILNKNELKLENWLNVPYDLTSTITGWEGTWPTWLQTTFQSNLLTALCAFFYLVMFQSAMIASVGIYTHHQKMKLYYAFCVAILINYFVAVPFYLFVPVNEVWSVHPQVKFLMLDVFPSFEREYRSLSGLDNCFPSLHTSISVTVALIASKSGIRRWAVFTWINAAIIIFSIFYLGIHWFTDMIAGVALALFAASVGIKVGAWADRTSFGAARAKAKLEASSPVGSQSSGR; this is encoded by the coding sequence ATGATTTTGTTTCAAAGTATGTCGACCGTCGCGGTCTGCTCGGTTATTGCTGTCGGTGGTCTAATTTCCTTCGGTACAGGAAAACAACCCTTTGTTGCTGCTTGGTCGCTCCTTAAGTCAATAGTTGTGTCACGCAAATATTTATTTTTTTTCGTGGCCGTATTGGCAATCATGATTCTAAATAAGAATGAGCTAAAGCTAGAAAATTGGTTAAATGTGCCCTATGACCTTACTTCTACGATTACTGGATGGGAAGGCACTTGGCCTACTTGGCTACAAACGACATTTCAGTCCAATCTTCTTACAGCCCTCTGTGCTTTCTTTTATTTAGTCATGTTTCAATCTGCTATGATTGCATCTGTTGGGATTTACACCCATCATCAGAAAATGAAGCTTTATTACGCGTTCTGCGTTGCCATATTGATCAATTATTTTGTTGCAGTTCCCTTTTACCTATTCGTTCCAGTTAATGAAGTTTGGTCTGTGCACCCGCAGGTTAAATTTCTAATGCTCGACGTATTTCCATCCTTTGAACGGGAATATCGTTCTCTTTCGGGATTGGATAATTGCTTTCCAAGCCTTCACACCTCTATTTCAGTTACAGTAGCCTTAATAGCTAGCAAGTCTGGTATACGCCGATGGGCAGTATTCACATGGATTAATGCAGCGATTATTATTTTCTCGATTTTCTACTTAGGAATTCATTGGTTCACAGATATGATTGCAGGAGTTGCCCTCGCATTATTCGCAGCAAGTGTTGGTATTAAGGTTGGCGCTTGGGCAGATCGTACCTCCTTTGGTGCGGCCCGTGCTAAGGCTAAGCTCGAAGCCTCAAGCCCTGTTGGCTCCCAATCCTCTGGTCGCTAA
- a CDS encoding SpoIID/LytB domain-containing protein has translation MILDAKRSYSRIIILVLLLTVVVSSSTRILVHAAVKVPDNIRVAFFINLGAGKYQSLTSFATLQSTTGLKLVWRDPQVSIPIGSVPAGQGVRFAMDGYRALVLETADFNAANTVLKKIQASSSAASVTQLWKSGKAVYQVTEGTYSSAAGAASAQTKWTNAGVAAGIQSLLSARVAGPWAVEAGPYASAADAAAAADKIGNSGLDAFVALKPREGSMGYYVRIGQEKDSTTLPALQQAATAAGGLNVRVPGATEPYVLVKNDLTYNGAVNKPISLYAIPSGAGAVLRADPEGTGGIQLIERSKRTYRGSMEMSVLNQSLAVVNEVNYEQYLYSVVGAEVGSKWPLEAQKAQAVAARTYAIFSGVGYQIANVVDTTLSQAYYGIAYENPNAIEGVNQTTGEVLTMDGKPINAIFSANAGGITADNNLEIWGGDNSFLATSVPSPDEGPQAGLLDWYYVALPSGQSGYIRSDLVTNSDQVHISGARYLKVNAEGAAIRSRPQIISSVEPVARVGNGTLIIELNKVPEYTDYSWVEASMKPNDLLVSLNKRAKTPIAGPLLTLEVSSRGPSGRVTEIKANGVAVNVGSGDNLRGALNGLKSTLFSIEETGRYSIMNGTGLLRELPKQSGAVQVMGSNGATRAISEGNLYIMDGNGQLRAATTSPGFIISGKGYGHGVGMSQWGAKGLADQGYDYQYILKYYYKNVLIEKDA, from the coding sequence ATGATCCTAGACGCTAAGCGATCTTATTCCCGAATTATTATACTCGTTCTATTGCTTACAGTAGTTGTATCCAGTTCAACTCGTATTCTGGTACATGCTGCTGTAAAGGTTCCCGATAATATACGTGTTGCGTTCTTTATTAACTTAGGCGCAGGCAAATATCAAAGCCTTACCTCATTTGCGACTTTACAGTCTACGACAGGTTTGAAGCTTGTCTGGCGTGATCCTCAGGTGAGCATACCAATAGGCTCCGTTCCCGCGGGGCAAGGCGTTCGATTTGCGATGGATGGCTATCGTGCACTTGTTCTGGAGACAGCTGATTTTAATGCGGCTAATACAGTTCTTAAGAAAATTCAAGCTTCATCCTCTGCTGCTTCTGTAACACAGCTGTGGAAGTCAGGCAAAGCGGTCTATCAAGTTACAGAAGGAACATACTCTAGTGCAGCAGGAGCCGCTTCTGCTCAAACTAAGTGGACCAATGCTGGAGTAGCCGCAGGCATACAAAGCTTATTAAGTGCACGTGTGGCAGGCCCATGGGCGGTAGAGGCAGGCCCCTATGCTAGCGCAGCGGATGCAGCTGCAGCCGCAGATAAGATAGGGAATTCAGGCTTGGATGCATTCGTAGCTCTTAAGCCGCGAGAGGGCTCTATGGGCTATTATGTGCGAATCGGTCAGGAGAAGGATTCGACAACGCTCCCAGCCTTACAGCAAGCGGCAACGGCAGCAGGTGGTCTGAATGTGAGGGTTCCTGGTGCAACCGAGCCCTATGTGCTTGTAAAAAATGATTTGACCTATAACGGAGCAGTCAATAAGCCGATTTCGTTATATGCTATTCCTTCAGGAGCGGGTGCTGTTCTTAGAGCAGATCCAGAAGGAACAGGCGGTATTCAGCTTATCGAACGTAGTAAAAGGACATATCGTGGTAGTATGGAAATGAGTGTGTTAAATCAATCGTTGGCTGTCGTCAACGAAGTGAATTATGAGCAATATTTGTACTCAGTCGTTGGAGCGGAAGTAGGCTCAAAATGGCCTTTGGAAGCTCAGAAGGCACAGGCAGTGGCAGCACGAACCTATGCGATTTTCTCAGGTGTAGGCTACCAAATTGCAAATGTAGTCGATACAACGCTTAGTCAGGCTTATTATGGCATCGCTTATGAGAACCCTAATGCTATTGAAGGCGTCAATCAAACGACTGGCGAAGTATTGACTATGGACGGTAAACCTATCAATGCTATATTTTCAGCCAATGCAGGTGGCATAACAGCAGATAATAACTTGGAAATATGGGGCGGTGACAATTCCTTCTTGGCGACAAGTGTACCGAGTCCTGACGAAGGACCGCAGGCTGGATTGTTGGATTGGTATTATGTTGCTCTTCCTTCAGGCCAATCGGGGTATATTCGTTCTGATCTTGTCACCAACAGCGATCAAGTTCATATTAGCGGAGCTAGATATCTTAAGGTTAATGCGGAAGGGGCAGCTATCCGTTCGCGTCCACAAATCATATCTTCTGTTGAACCGGTCGCGCGAGTTGGAAATGGAACGCTTATTATAGAGCTCAATAAAGTACCGGAGTATACGGATTACAGCTGGGTGGAAGCATCAATGAAGCCCAATGACTTGCTTGTTAGCTTAAATAAACGTGCAAAAACCCCAATTGCTGGTCCCTTGCTTACGCTTGAGGTTTCAAGCAGAGGTCCTTCTGGGCGGGTAACAGAAATTAAAGCTAATGGAGTAGCTGTAAACGTTGGGTCTGGAGACAACTTACGAGGAGCGCTTAACGGCTTGAAGAGCACGTTATTTTCCATTGAAGAGACTGGTCGCTATTCAATAATGAATGGGACTGGATTACTTCGGGAGCTTCCTAAGCAAAGTGGGGCTGTTCAAGTAATGGGCAGTAATGGAGCTACACGCGCCATTTCAGAGGGTAATCTCTACATCATGGACGGAAACGGTCAATTGCGCGCAGCAACGACCTCACCTGGGTTTATTATTTCAGGTAAAGGGTACGGTCACGGTGTAGGTATGTCGCAATGGGGTGCAAAGGGTTTAGCAGATCAAGGGTATGACTACCAATACATCCTGAAATACTATTATAAGAATGTGTTGATTGAAAAGGATGCTTAG
- a CDS encoding thiol-disulfide oxidoreductase DCC family protein, with the protein MKKTSLKPQLTVVYDGQCKLCLATVDKLKNLPIRAQLTFVSLQSLISGQVKIWPGIEDVTLDELSAQMHVTDEQGRRFSGSEGLLFLMRQIPSLSWLGRLGALPGFNGLIRLIYRIVARYRYRLFGKIACSDGVCEIPQRAQEDGGEMNDPRR; encoded by the coding sequence ATGAAGAAAACGTCGTTGAAGCCGCAGCTTACGGTTGTATATGACGGGCAGTGCAAGCTGTGTTTAGCAACAGTTGATAAATTAAAGAATTTGCCCATTCGTGCGCAATTAACCTTCGTTTCCCTGCAGTCTTTAATAAGCGGACAAGTCAAGATTTGGCCAGGTATAGAGGATGTCACGCTAGATGAGCTTTCTGCGCAAATGCACGTAACTGATGAGCAGGGACGAAGATTTAGCGGGAGTGAAGGCTTACTCTTCCTTATGCGACAAATTCCTTCTCTATCTTGGCTTGGACGGCTAGGAGCATTGCCGGGGTTCAACGGATTGATACGATTAATATATCGCATTGTAGCCCGATATCGATATCGATTGTTCGGTAAGATAGCTTGCTCGGACGGTGTTTGTGAAATACCGCAACGAGCACAAGAGGACGGAGGAGAAATGAATGATCCTAGACGCTAA